The Peribacillus sp. FSL E2-0218 genome contains a region encoding:
- a CDS encoding CtsR family transcriptional regulator, translating to MRNISDVIETYLKQVLEISQKDILEIKRSEIADKFQCVPSQINYVINTRFTIERGYVVESKRGGGGYIRIMKVESQDYVQLINQLLSLIGPRVTQSMAEGVIARLMNEEVINEREAKIMMSVIDRSVIYIDLPDRDELRARIITAMLTTLKYK from the coding sequence GTGAGAAACATATCTGATGTTATCGAAACTTATTTAAAGCAAGTACTGGAAATAAGTCAAAAAGATATCTTGGAAATTAAAAGAAGTGAAATAGCGGATAAATTTCAGTGTGTTCCTTCTCAAATCAATTACGTAATCAATACCAGGTTCACGATCGAAAGAGGTTATGTTGTAGAGAGTAAGCGTGGAGGCGGCGGTTATATCCGGATCATGAAAGTGGAGTCACAAGATTACGTGCAGCTTATCAACCAATTATTATCACTTATAGGTCCCAGGGTCACTCAATCCATGGCCGAAGGAGTAATAGCCCGGCTGATGAATGAGGAAGTCATTAATGAAAGGGAAGCAAAGATCATGATGAGCGTGATTGATAGATCGGTGATTTATATCGACCTTCCTGACCGTGATGAACTTCGGGCAAGAATTATAACGGCGATGCTTACGACTTTAAAATATAAATGA
- a CDS encoding UvrB/UvrC motif-containing protein, translating into MICQECHQRPATLHFTKIINGKKTEIMICEKCAQEKGEMVVDAGGHGFSINNLLAGLLNIESNIQQTKANAFSKTEERRCPHCHRSYKEFVHIGKFGCAECYQTFNEQLNPILKRVHSGNTAHIGKIPKRVGGTIYLRKQILDLKDVLKGHIDQEEFEKAAEVRDKIRSLEKRYEAQEGGEEI; encoded by the coding sequence ATGATTTGCCAAGAATGTCATCAAAGGCCTGCTACCCTACACTTCACCAAAATCATCAATGGAAAAAAGACTGAAATCATGATTTGCGAGAAATGTGCTCAGGAAAAAGGTGAGATGGTCGTGGATGCAGGAGGCCATGGTTTTTCAATAAATAATTTATTAGCAGGATTGTTGAATATCGAGTCGAATATTCAACAGACAAAGGCAAATGCATTTTCTAAAACGGAAGAGAGGCGTTGCCCGCATTGTCATCGATCCTATAAGGAATTTGTCCATATCGGAAAGTTCGGCTGTGCTGAATGTTACCAAACATTCAATGAACAGTTAAACCCCATTTTAAAGAGGGTGCACAGCGGCAATACAGCCCACATAGGAAAAATCCCAAAACGGGTTGGTGGCACCATATATCTGCGAAAGCAAATTCTCGATCTGAAAGACGTATTAAAGGGTCACATCGACCAAGAGGAGTTCGAAAAGGCGGCAGAGGTCAGGGATAAAATTCGCTCCCTTGAAAAAAGGTATGAAGCACAAGAGGGAGGCGAGGAAATATGA
- a CDS encoding protein arginine kinase encodes MSLEKFVENALSSWMSAEGPEIDIVLSSRIRLARNFKDFTFPTSFSNEEAKKIIELVKKRIEEEVTPEIGKLELLEIDQLQPLEKRVLVEKHLISPNLVEGSAKSACLLSENEEISIMINEEDHLRIQCLKSGLQLKETLKIANLLDDWIEESIDYAYDEERGYLTSCPTNVGTGLRASVMMHLPGLVLTQQMNHIIPAINQLGLVVRGIYGEGSQALGNIFQISNQITLGKSERDIVEDLTSVVQQIIAQERSARDALARTSHIQLEDRVFRSYGILSNARIIETKEAATCISDVRLGIDLGYIKNISKSILNELMILTQPGFLQKYAGGSLKSHERDIRRAALIRERLNFTETSSS; translated from the coding sequence ATGAGCTTGGAAAAGTTTGTAGAAAATGCCTTGAGCTCCTGGATGAGTGCAGAAGGACCTGAAATCGATATTGTATTGAGTTCAAGGATTCGATTGGCCCGAAATTTCAAAGACTTTACCTTCCCAACCTCCTTTTCTAATGAAGAAGCTAAAAAAATCATTGAATTGGTGAAAAAAAGAATTGAAGAGGAAGTCACTCCTGAGATTGGCAAGTTGGAGCTTCTGGAAATTGACCAGCTGCAGCCACTGGAAAAGCGTGTACTGGTCGAAAAACATCTAATCAGTCCCAATTTAGTTGAAGGATCAGCCAAAAGTGCTTGTCTTCTTTCGGAAAATGAAGAAATAAGCATCATGATAAACGAAGAGGATCATCTTCGCATCCAGTGCTTAAAGTCGGGCTTGCAGCTGAAGGAAACATTAAAGATTGCAAATCTTCTTGACGATTGGATTGAAGAATCCATAGACTATGCATATGATGAAGAAAGGGGATACCTAACGAGTTGCCCAACCAATGTGGGTACAGGGTTAAGGGCTTCGGTCATGATGCATCTGCCGGGCCTTGTGCTAACGCAGCAAATGAATCATATCATACCGGCGATCAACCAACTGGGATTGGTGGTCCGGGGGATATATGGGGAGGGCAGCCAGGCATTAGGGAATATCTTTCAAATTTCCAACCAAATTACCCTTGGGAAGTCCGAAAGGGATATCGTTGAAGATCTAACCAGTGTCGTCCAACAAATCATTGCCCAGGAACGGTCTGCAAGGGATGCATTAGCGAGGACGTCTCACATACAATTAGAAGATCGGGTCTTTCGCTCCTATGGGATATTATCCAATGCTCGCATCATTGAAACGAAGGAAGCTGCTACCTGTATCTCGGATGTTAGGCTAGGTATAGATTTAGGGTATATAAAAAATATTTCCAAAAGCATACTAAATGAGTTGATGATTTTGACACAGCCAGGATTTTTACAAAAGTACGCGGGTGGATCTTTAAAATCCCACGAAAGGGATATCCGTAGGGCAGCACTCATTCGAGAACGCTTGAATTTCACGGAAACTTCCTCCTCTTGA
- the clpC gene encoding ATP-dependent protease ATP-binding subunit ClpC: protein MMFGRFTERAQKVLALAQEEAIRLGHNNIGTEHILLGLVREGDGIAAKALYALGLGPEKIQKEVENLIGRGQDAAQTIHYTPRAKKVIELSMDEARKLGHSYVGTEHVLLGLIREGEGVAARVLNNLGVSLNKARQQVLQLLGSNESGGHQGSAASNASTPTLDGLARDLTTIAREGSLDPVIGRSKEIQRVIEVLSRRTKNNPVLIGEPGVGKTAIAEGLAQQIINNEVPEILRDKRVMTLDMGTVVAGTKYRGEFEDRLKKVMDEIRQAGNIILFIDELHTLIGAGGAEGAIDASNILKPSLARGELQCIGATTLDEYRKYIEKDAALERRFQPIQVDEPTMEESIQILKGLRDRYEAHHRVSITDEAIDAAVKLSDRYISDRFLPDKAIDLIDEAGSKVRLRSYTTPPNLKELEVKLDDVRKEKDASVQSQEFEKAASLRDTEQRLREQLEETKKTWKEKQGQENSEVTVDDIAHVVSSWTGVPVTRLAQTESDKLLNMESILHDRVIGQEEAVIAVSKAVRRARAGLKDPKRPIGSFIFLGPTGVGKTELARALAESIFGDEDAMIRIDMSEYMEKHSTSRLVGSPPGYVGYEEGGQLTEKVRRKPYSVVLLDEIEKAHPDVFNILLQVLEDGRLTDSKGRTVDFRNTILIMTSNVGASALKTDKYVGFNIQDTGQDYKNMKGKVIEELKRAFRPEFLNRIDETIVFHSLEKDHLKQIVTLMSNQLTNRLKEQEIFLELTDAAREKIATEGFDPEYGARPIRRALQKHVEDYLSEELLKGNVKKGQTVVMDVVNNEFAIRQGEPVNVSE, encoded by the coding sequence ATGATGTTTGGTCGTTTTACTGAAAGAGCCCAGAAAGTATTAGCATTGGCGCAAGAAGAGGCAATCCGCTTAGGACATAATAATATCGGCACGGAACATATTTTGCTTGGCTTGGTACGAGAAGGCGATGGCATTGCCGCCAAAGCGTTATATGCGCTCGGTCTGGGGCCGGAAAAAATTCAAAAAGAAGTGGAAAATTTGATAGGCCGCGGACAGGATGCGGCGCAAACGATCCATTACACTCCAAGAGCCAAGAAGGTCATTGAGCTTTCCATGGATGAAGCTAGAAAGTTAGGTCATTCATACGTGGGGACAGAGCATGTACTGCTTGGTCTGATAAGAGAAGGCGAAGGTGTGGCAGCCCGAGTATTGAATAATCTCGGAGTGAGCCTGAATAAAGCCCGTCAACAAGTTCTCCAGCTTTTGGGCAGCAACGAATCCGGCGGTCATCAAGGTTCAGCGGCTTCCAATGCAAGCACGCCGACACTGGATGGCCTCGCTCGCGACTTAACGACGATTGCACGGGAAGGAAGCCTGGATCCGGTGATTGGCCGAAGCAAGGAAATTCAGCGTGTCATAGAAGTATTGAGCCGTCGTACAAAAAACAACCCTGTCTTGATCGGTGAACCAGGGGTGGGTAAAACGGCCATCGCCGAAGGCCTTGCCCAACAGATCATCAATAATGAAGTACCGGAAATCCTGCGTGATAAACGCGTTATGACACTCGATATGGGTACCGTTGTCGCTGGTACGAAATACCGCGGTGAATTCGAAGATAGATTGAAGAAAGTAATGGATGAAATCCGCCAGGCTGGCAATATCATTTTATTCATCGATGAATTGCATACACTGATTGGTGCCGGCGGGGCAGAGGGTGCCATCGATGCTTCCAATATCCTTAAACCATCCTTGGCCCGCGGTGAATTGCAATGTATCGGGGCGACAACTTTGGATGAATACCGTAAGTATATCGAAAAGGATGCAGCGCTTGAACGCCGCTTCCAGCCGATCCAAGTTGATGAACCGACGATGGAAGAATCGATTCAGATCCTCAAGGGGCTGCGTGACCGTTATGAAGCCCATCACCGCGTATCGATTACTGATGAAGCGATCGATGCAGCAGTCAAGTTATCAGACCGTTACATTTCGGATCGGTTTTTACCGGATAAAGCGATTGACTTGATTGATGAAGCCGGATCCAAGGTTCGGCTGCGCTCATACACAACGCCGCCAAACTTAAAGGAACTTGAAGTGAAGCTGGATGATGTCCGGAAGGAAAAGGATGCTTCCGTTCAGAGCCAGGAATTCGAAAAAGCTGCTTCGCTTCGCGATACGGAACAACGCTTAAGAGAACAATTGGAAGAAACGAAAAAGACTTGGAAAGAAAAACAAGGGCAAGAGAACAGTGAAGTGACCGTGGATGATATTGCCCACGTCGTATCCAGCTGGACCGGTGTTCCTGTTACGAGACTGGCCCAAACGGAGTCCGATAAACTGCTTAACATGGAATCGATCCTCCACGATCGCGTGATTGGTCAAGAAGAGGCCGTCATTGCCGTTTCTAAAGCAGTACGTCGTGCAAGAGCAGGCTTGAAGGATCCTAAACGCCCAATTGGTTCGTTCATCTTCCTTGGGCCTACAGGGGTCGGTAAAACCGAACTTGCCCGTGCTTTAGCTGAATCCATCTTTGGGGATGAAGATGCCATGATCCGCATTGATATGTCCGAATATATGGAGAAACATTCGACTTCGCGCCTGGTTGGATCGCCTCCAGGATATGTTGGATACGAAGAGGGCGGACAATTAACCGAAAAAGTGCGAAGGAAACCATACTCCGTGGTTCTGCTTGATGAAATAGAAAAGGCACATCCCGATGTCTTCAATATCCTTCTGCAAGTACTGGAGGACGGAAGGCTGACAGATTCGAAGGGACGCACTGTCGATTTCAGGAATACGATCCTGATCATGACATCGAATGTAGGGGCGTCTGCACTAAAAACCGATAAGTATGTCGGGTTCAACATCCAGGATACTGGCCAGGATTACAAAAATATGAAGGGCAAAGTGATAGAGGAGCTTAAACGAGCATTCCGTCCTGAATTCCTGAATCGTATCGATGAAACCATCGTTTTCCACTCACTGGAGAAGGATCATTTAAAACAAATCGTGACCTTAATGTCCAATCAACTGACGAACCGCTTGAAAGAGCAGGAAATTTTCTTGGAGCTGACGGATGCGGCCAGGGAAAAAATTGCGACGGAAGGCTTCGATCCAGAATATGGGGCACGGCCAATCCGCAGGGCGCTTCAAAAGCATGTAGAGGATTACCTTTCCGAAGAGCTGCTTAAAGGGAACGTGAAAAAAGGGCAAACGGTCGTGATGGACGTTGTGAATAATGAATTTGCCATCAGGCAAGGCGAGCCTGTCAACGTAAGTGAATAA